One part of the Truepera radiovictrix DSM 17093 genome encodes these proteins:
- a CDS encoding replication-associated recombination protein A, producing MTDPSRSLIPLAERVRPRQLHEIVGQRHLLGPGKPLAVMATGRLRSLLLWGPPGVGKTTLARLLAESSGAHFVGLSAVTAGVKEVRAVAAEAAERRAQGGQTLLFLDEVHRFNKAQQDLLLPFVEDGTLTLIGATTENPSFEVTGALRSRLQLFVLEPLTQEEVRTLLTRALTHPEGFGGALEVTAEALGALAAWALGDGRRALAALEAAAAYAHEGRLALPGVRAALQAKGLELDKGGEHFYNLTSALHKAVRGCDPDAALYWLARLLAGGADPLYVARRLVRVASEDVGLADPNALRLALAARDAVQFLGQPEGELALAEAAVYLALAPKSNAVYTAWKRARAEAERHGEAPVPLHLRNAPTATMRALGYGADYRYLFDDPEGSFRQTYLPEGVAGGYYTADGEGWEARVRERLAAFAERRAAARQKAPEGQKGGAP from the coding sequence GTGACCGACCCGAGCCGCTCTCTTATCCCCCTTGCCGAGCGCGTTCGCCCGCGGCAGCTGCACGAGATCGTTGGGCAGCGCCACCTGCTAGGGCCCGGAAAACCGCTCGCGGTGATGGCCACGGGGCGCCTCCGTTCGCTCCTGCTGTGGGGGCCGCCGGGGGTCGGCAAAACCACGCTGGCGCGGCTTCTAGCCGAGAGCAGCGGGGCGCACTTCGTGGGGCTCTCCGCGGTGACCGCTGGGGTCAAGGAGGTGCGCGCCGTCGCCGCCGAGGCGGCCGAGCGGCGCGCGCAGGGGGGGCAGACGCTCCTCTTTCTGGACGAGGTGCACCGCTTTAACAAGGCGCAGCAGGACCTGCTCTTGCCCTTCGTCGAGGACGGCACCCTGACCTTGATCGGGGCGACCACCGAAAACCCGTCTTTCGAGGTGACCGGCGCGCTCCGCTCGCGCCTGCAGCTTTTTGTCCTGGAGCCCCTGACGCAGGAGGAGGTGCGGACGCTGCTCACGCGCGCGCTTACGCACCCCGAGGGCTTCGGGGGGGCGCTCGAGGTCACCGCGGAGGCGCTCGGCGCGCTCGCGGCGTGGGCGCTCGGCGACGGCCGCCGAGCGCTCGCCGCCCTCGAGGCGGCCGCTGCGTACGCCCACGAGGGGCGTCTGGCGCTCCCCGGTGTGCGCGCCGCCCTGCAGGCCAAGGGGCTCGAGCTCGACAAAGGGGGGGAGCACTTCTACAACCTCACGAGCGCCCTGCATAAAGCCGTGCGCGGCTGCGACCCCGACGCGGCCCTCTACTGGCTCGCGCGCCTGCTCGCGGGCGGCGCCGACCCCCTCTACGTCGCGCGGCGGCTCGTGCGCGTCGCCTCCGAGGACGTGGGGCTGGCTGACCCCAACGCCTTGCGCCTCGCGCTCGCGGCGCGCGACGCCGTGCAGTTTTTGGGCCAACCCGAGGGGGAGCTGGCGCTCGCCGAGGCGGCCGTCTACCTGGCGCTGGCGCCCAAATCGAACGCGGTGTACACCGCCTGGAAGCGGGCGCGCGCGGAAGCCGAGCGCCACGGCGAGGCGCCCGTGCCGCTGCACCTGCGCAACGCCCCGACCGCCACCATGAGAGCGCTCGGTTACGGCGCGGACTACCGCTACCTGTTCGACGACCCGGAGGGGAGCTTTCGCCAGACCTACCTCCCCGAAGGGGTCGCCGGGGGCTACTACACCGCCGACGGTGAGGGTTGGGAGGCGCGGGTGCGCGAGCGCCTGGCGGCTTTTGCCGAGCGGCGCGCGGCGGCGCGGCAGAAAGCGCCAGAGGGCCAGAAAGGAGGGGCGCCGTGA